The genomic window TGTAAAAGTATCGGGCCTTCCCAACGCAGGTTACGAGGAGTTATTGAAATTTCCTGGAAATTTGTATGGTATTGCTTTCAATATTGAAGAAGATGAAATTGGAGCCATACTTTTAGGAGAGGACTCCGATATAAATGCTGGTGATCCCGTAGAGCGCACAAATCGTGTTATGGATGTCCCAGTGGGGAAAGCGCTCCTTGGAAGAGTTATTGGTCCTTTGGGGCAACCTATGGATGAAAAAGGAGCCATTTCTTATGAAAAAAGACTTCCTATAGAACGAAATGCCACATCAATTATGGATCGTTCCGGAGTAAGTGTGCCTTTACAAACAGGGATAAAAGTGATTGATGCATTGATCCCGATAGGAAGAGGGCAACGAGAACTGATTCTTGGCGATCGGCAAACAGGTAAGACTGCAATTGCAATAGATACTATTGTTAATCAAAAAGATAAAGATGTTATTTGTGTGTATTGTGCTATTGGTCAACGGGCTTCTTCAGTAGCTAAAGTTATCGCAGATTTAAAAGAAAATGGTGCGATGGCATATACCATTGTTATGGTTACAGAGGGTAATAATTCCCCAGGTCTTCAATATATAGCTCCCTATGCAGCCACAAGTATCGCTGAGTATTTTATGGAAAGTGGTAAAGATGTCCTTATTGTTTATGATGATTTAACAAACCATGCTAGGGCATATCGTGAACTTTCTCTTTTATTGAAAAGACCACCAGGTCGCGAGGCGTTTCCAGGGGATATTTTTTATATTCATTCTAGATTATTGGAGCGTTCTACACATTTAAGCGACGAACTTGGAGGTGGGTCTTTAACTGCACTTCCCATAACTGAAACTGAAGCACAGAATATTTCGGCTTATATACCTACCAATTTAATTTCAATTACCGATGGGCAGATCTACCTGTCTCCCAAACAATTTGAGTTAGGAATTTTACCTGCTGTTGAGGTTGGTAAATCGGTTTCTCGTGTAGGAGGTAAGGCTCAATTCCCTGCTTACAGAACTATTGCAGGAGATTTAAAACTTGGGTTTTCACAATTTGAAGAATTAGAGACTTTTGCGCGTTTTGGTTCTCATTTAGATGAAGAAACAAAACAAATTATTGAACATGGTAAGCGTATTCGAGAGATTCTTAAACAGAATGAATTACAACCTTTATCTGTAGTAGAGCAGATAGGTGTACTTCTAGCTTTAACCCATGGTCTTTTTGATACCATTTCATTAGAAAATATGCGTGAAGCCGAAGCTATAGTTATAAAAAGTATGGCTGCTTTGCCTAAAGAAGTTCAGCAAAGTTTGTATTCCAGTAAAGGAATAGATGATGCGGGAGAAGAAAGTATTTTAACAGTAGCAAAAAATGCCCTTACAACACTTCAGGAAACAGAGTAAATAAACAAAAAATAAACCATAATGGATTCCTTAGAAAGCTTAACAAGACAGATTGCAGGAGCCAAAGATCTAAACGGCATAGTGCGTACAATGAAGGCTATGGCGGCAGCTAATATTGGTCAATATGAAATAGCTATGGAGTCTTTAGGTGATTATTGGACAAACGTTTCTTTAGGACTTATTGCGTATTTAAAACATATAAACTTAGAAAGCCCTATCATAAAACAGAGTAAAAATTTTAAAAAAGAGCATAAATCTATTTGTGCTATTGTTTTTGGATCGGATCAGGGGTTTGTTGGTCAGTTTAATGATTCGCTTTCGCAATATGTCGAAAAGTCTTTATCTAGTCACGAGGGTAAAATAGAAATTTGGACTGTTGGTGTTCGCGTGCCCTTGTTATTAGCGGATATGGGGATGACGGTAACTAAGGAATTTAACCTTCCCAATTCTATTAATGCTATAACAGCTCTTATAGGATCCATTTTGATAGAGGTAGAGAAAAATCGAGAAAATGGAAGTGTAGATGAGTATTATCTTTTTTATAATCATCTGGTAAAAGAAGGCTCTTATCAACAAGAAAAATTACGTTTATTTCCTCTAGATGCAAAATGGCTTCAAGAAAAAAAGCAGTTAAAGTGGCCTACCAAAAAGCAACCCCAAGTTATAGGGGATAGTAGTAAACTAATACATCGTTTAATTAGAGAATATCTTTTTGTTACGCTTTATAAAAGCTGTACGGAATCGTTGGCAAGTGAAAATTTTAGTAGGTTGAATGCTATGCAACGGGCAGAAAAAAATATTGAGGAGTTACTTGATGAAATAGGGCATACTTATCATCGATTAAGACAAAGTTCAATAGACGAAGAACTTTTTGATGTGATCTCTGGTTTTACCGCTTTAAAGAAAGAAAAACATAATAAAAAGCCTTTGGAATAAGTTTTTATTTAACCCAAGTAAAATTCTAATAGTCTTACAAGATTAATTGTTTAATAAAATGGTTCATGCTAAAAAGATATAGTTTAAAGTTTATTAATCGATGGAGCGCGGGAGAGTATAGCAATTATAAGCTTTTGTTTTATGCTTTTTTGGTTGGTTTAATTTCTGGTGTCGTGAGCTCTTTTTTTAGACTCATATTAACATATCTAGAGACTTTAAAAACTAATGTTTTTAAAGGTTGGCTGCATCACGATTGGTTGGGTTTGTTTTTATTATTTGTGTTTACCTTTCTAGCTATTTTATTCTCGTTATTTTTAGTTAAAAAATTCGCTCCAGAAACCGCCGGTAGTGGTATTCAAGAGATAGAAGGAGCGTTGGATGGCGTGCGACCAATACTTTGGAAAAGAGTATTGCCTATTAAATTTTTGTCATCTATTTTTTCTCTAAGTAGTGGTTTGTTATTAGGGAGAGAAGGACCAACGGTTCAAATAGGAGCCAATGTAGGTAAGATGGTAGAAGATGTTTTACATCAATCCAAAGATAATAATAATGCGCTTATTTCAACAGGAGCAGCATCTGGATTAGCTAGTGCTTTTAATGCCCCTTTTGCCGGTATTATTTTTGTTATTGAGGAGATGAATGGGCACTTTAAGTTTAATTTTTATTCGGTGGCCTCACTTATGATTGGTGCTGCTACTGCCGATTTGGTGGTAAGAGCCATGGTGGCTGGTGGTCCAATAATAAAAATATCGATTTTCACTTTTGATCACCTGTCGGGTATTTGGTTGTTTATTTTATTAGGCAGTATATTAAGTGTTATTGGTGTTGCATTTAATAAATTGTTAATTAAAACGTTAGACTTTGTTGAACAATTAAAGCTGAATTATTTTAAAATGGCATTAGTGTTAGCCTTATTAATCGTGATTTTAGGAAATTATTTTCCAGATATGATTGGTGCAGGATATGAAACAATTTATAACGTAACAACTAATTCGTTTACGCTAAAGTTTCTTTTATTGTTGTTTGTAGTAAGGTTTATATTATCCATTTTTAGTTATGGTTCTGGCGTTTCTGGTGGTATTTTTACGCCTTTAATAACTTTAGGTGTTATTTCGGGTATGTTATTTGGCGGGCTTGCACAATACTTTTTACCAGAGTTGGTTCAAGATCCTGCCATTTTTGCTGTTGCCGGAATGACGGGTATTTTTGCTTCCACAATTAGAGCTCCGCTTACAGGTTTGGCTCTTTCTGTTGAAATGACAGCAAACTATGATTTAATTTTACCATTGATTTTTACAGCAGTAACTGCATCTGTATGTACAGCAATGCTTGGGAATGGACCTATATATATGAAGTTGTTGAAACGAACATTGGACCATACTAGGACTTAATAGAAGGCGTTATTTTGATTTTTTAGAATTTAGTTTGAATACTTTTAAATTGTAGTACTTGTATCCATTTATTTTTATATAATGGAGTATTATGTGTACTGGAGTAAGCCAGTTTTTTTTGCCTTGTTTTTAAACTAAATTTCATGATGTATTTTGTTTCCTATTTCGCAAGTTTAAAAAGAGTTAGAGTTTGTTCAGGAATGGTTCTGAAATTTTTTATCTGGGAGTATTCATCTTTGTATTAAAAATGATTTTTCCATACTTTACTAAAAAAAAAGTAGGAGATAAAGAAAGTACATTAGTATCAATAAGACGACAGGAGGGAATAATATTTATCCTTTTGTATGAGATGTGAAAAAAACGTATATAAAATTACAAGATTTATTTTTTAATGTATCATGCATAATAAAATGAGTTATAGGAGGGCGAGTTGTATAATGCCTTTCAAATCAGTAGTTTGTTTTTGAGTTGAGGCTGATGCAAAATAACAAGGGTTTCAAATAAATTATAAAACTATTATTAATTTGAAATTAAAAGCGATTTTTATTGTTTAGAACTCTAACTAATTATATATTTGCACCCGATAAAGTAAAACCCTTTACTTTTAAGTTCTTAAATAGCGTGTTTAAAACGTAAGTTATAGTTTAATTTTTTTAAATATAACCGTATAAATATAAGTTGTATTAGTAGAGTTTTTTACTTTTGCACTGTTTTCGTAGAAACATAAAAACTACGGGCTCTTAGCTCAGCTGGATAGAGCACCTCCCTTCTAAGGAGGCGGTCGCAGGTTCGAATCCTGCAGGGCTCACTTAAAGCTTCACTAGAAATAGTGGAGCTTTTTTGTTTTTACTTATTTCATGGTTTATTGATTGTTTACCGATACGTTATAATTTTAAATCCAATCCGTAAAAATCTAGCTCGCATAGATTCTTTATCTGAATAAGAAATAAGTTCTTGGCATATCTAAGCCTATATTTCTCTTGTTGCTCGCGGAGATTATATTCACAGTTTTTTTTTATTTCATTTTCTTAAGAAATAATCTTTAACGGCTCTTTTTAACAGTGCTATTTTTTTTGTCACAATCTGGATAAATTATTTTTTCCATAGATAGTAAAATGTTTTTAGCAATGATGTTATATCGAATTTTTTACATATTTGTTTTGCATATAATTATAAATTTATTTTAAAACATGGACTGTAATTTCTGGTTTCAATAAGAAAATTAGATAATTAAAAAGTGTAGCGATGAGGCTTTACGTAACCAAATAAAGCTTTGGTTATGATAATTAGAGTTAATTTTATTTCAATTTAATAAAATATTTTTATTACCTTTATTCTTTTAAAACCTCTCTTAAAATACCAGTAATATAAAGCTTAACATTATATAAACTAACAAAGGGTATAATTTAAAATAGAAGTATTTTTAAATTATATAATATATTATATGATTAAATTAATAATACGTTTAACGTTAATTTTACTTGGGTTATTTCTTCTTAGTTTTTTGATTTATAGATTCGTTCCTTTTAATGATAAAGTGATTGATACTGAGAAAACAGTCTATATAAAAAAAACAGGTGAAAAATTCAATATAATAAGGAATGGTGAAATTTTCTATATAAAAGGAGCTTCAGGAAAAAATTATTTAAATGAATTATCGAATATTGGAGGTAACACTATTCGCGTATATGAGACTGAGAATCTTGAAGTAATATTGGATAGTGCACAAATTAATAATATAGCAGTAATTGTTGATATTTACTTGCCAAAGTATAACAAAAATGATGATTTTTATTCATTAAAAGAAAATACTTCTAAACTAAGTGATAGTGTTCAAGAATTAGTAAATAAATATAAAAATCATCCTGCTCTTTTGTTCTGGAATCTTGGTAATGAGATTAAGTATCCTAATGTTATAATAAAAAATGATTTTATAAATACTTTTAATAATCTTATAAATCTTATACATACCATAGACTCTAATCACCCAGTATCTACATCTATTATTGGGAAAAAAGAAGTGTTTAGTATGCTTTTAAATTCTCCGGAATTAGACTTATTTGGTTTTAACATTTTTGCACATTTACATGATTTAAAATCGGATCTTAAAAAAGCTAATTATTTTGTAAAACCATTTCCTTATTATTTAAGTGAATTTGGAAATGTTGGTCCTTGGGAAGAAGAGCAATTAACGGCATGGAATGTTCCAATAGAACAAACTTCTACAAAAAAAGCAGAACAATATAAAAATCAATATGAATCATATATAAAGTCAGATAAGGAATCTCTAGGTAGTTTAGCTTTTTATTGGGGGTATAAGCAAGAATATACGCATACATGGTTTAATTTATTTGATGAAAACGGAAGGAAATCTCAAATCTGCTACTCTTTAGAATCTGTTTGGAACAATAAAAACTATAAAAATAGTAGTTTTTCACCTCGAATAAAATATATGCTAGTAGATGGAAAGGGAGCTAAAGATAATTTGATGTATAAGCCAAATGAATTAAAAACAGCGACTTTATTTTTAGAGGGTAAAGTAGATTCAACTTATACTTATAAATGGAATATTTATAAAGAAAGATGGTATGATAATGATTCTTCTGTGGTAACTAATAAGCCATTATTAAGTTCGGATAGTATACAAAATAACGGGAAACGTTTGTTTACTTTTAAAACACCTTTAATTGAAGGTCCTTACAGACTTTTTGTAGATGTATATGATAATAAGGGCAATTTTGCTACATCTAACACGCCATTTTATGTCTTAAACGATAATGAATAATTTAAATAAAATAAAGGAACCCAAAAGAAAACATAAATTTACTATTAGGCTGCTCATTATTATCGGTTTATTAAGTATTCTTAATTTTTTCTATTGGTTTTTAAAACCAGAATTAATTGAAAATAAATTACTGTTTTGGTTTTTAGCAGCTGTTTTAATTTTTGGATCTTTAAGAATTGTTTTCTTGTGGTATCATTATTGGAATATTGCGATTCCTGTAAAAGTAAATTCTAAAAAACAGTTTTCTGTTGATATCCTAACAACCTATTTTCCT from Algibacter sp. L1A34 includes these protein-coding regions:
- a CDS encoding alternate F1F0 ATPase, F1 subunit alpha, producing the protein MGATDYNGLLNDTFDDLAKQTENHEFKLAPKEVGCVTSVSAGVVKVSGLPNAGYEELLKFPGNLYGIAFNIEEDEIGAILLGEDSDINAGDPVERTNRVMDVPVGKALLGRVIGPLGQPMDEKGAISYEKRLPIERNATSIMDRSGVSVPLQTGIKVIDALIPIGRGQRELILGDRQTGKTAIAIDTIVNQKDKDVICVYCAIGQRASSVAKVIADLKENGAMAYTIVMVTEGNNSPGLQYIAPYAATSIAEYFMESGKDVLIVYDDLTNHARAYRELSLLLKRPPGREAFPGDIFYIHSRLLERSTHLSDELGGGSLTALPITETEAQNISAYIPTNLISITDGQIYLSPKQFELGILPAVEVGKSVSRVGGKAQFPAYRTIAGDLKLGFSQFEELETFARFGSHLDEETKQIIEHGKRIREILKQNELQPLSVVEQIGVLLALTHGLFDTISLENMREAEAIVIKSMAALPKEVQQSLYSSKGIDDAGEESILTVAKNALTTLQETE
- the clcA gene encoding H(+)/Cl(-) exchange transporter ClcA, with protein sequence MLKRYSLKFINRWSAGEYSNYKLLFYAFLVGLISGVVSSFFRLILTYLETLKTNVFKGWLHHDWLGLFLLFVFTFLAILFSLFLVKKFAPETAGSGIQEIEGALDGVRPILWKRVLPIKFLSSIFSLSSGLLLGREGPTVQIGANVGKMVEDVLHQSKDNNNALISTGAASGLASAFNAPFAGIIFVIEEMNGHFKFNFYSVASLMIGAATADLVVRAMVAGGPIIKISIFTFDHLSGIWLFILLGSILSVIGVAFNKLLIKTLDFVEQLKLNYFKMALVLALLIVILGNYFPDMIGAGYETIYNVTTNSFTLKFLLLLFVVRFILSIFSYGSGVSGGIFTPLITLGVISGMLFGGLAQYFLPELVQDPAIFAVAGMTGIFASTIRAPLTGLALSVEMTANYDLILPLIFTAVTASVCTAMLGNGPIYMKLLKRTLDHTRT
- a CDS encoding F0F1 ATP synthase subunit gamma, with the protein product MDSLESLTRQIAGAKDLNGIVRTMKAMAAANIGQYEIAMESLGDYWTNVSLGLIAYLKHINLESPIIKQSKNFKKEHKSICAIVFGSDQGFVGQFNDSLSQYVEKSLSSHEGKIEIWTVGVRVPLLLADMGMTVTKEFNLPNSINAITALIGSILIEVEKNRENGSVDEYYLFYNHLVKEGSYQQEKLRLFPLDAKWLQEKKQLKWPTKKQPQVIGDSSKLIHRLIREYLFVTLYKSCTESLASENFSRLNAMQRAEKNIEELLDEIGHTYHRLRQSSIDEELFDVISGFTALKKEKHNKKPLE
- a CDS encoding DUF4434 domain-containing protein is translated as MIKLIIRLTLILLGLFLLSFLIYRFVPFNDKVIDTEKTVYIKKTGEKFNIIRNGEIFYIKGASGKNYLNELSNIGGNTIRVYETENLEVILDSAQINNIAVIVDIYLPKYNKNDDFYSLKENTSKLSDSVQELVNKYKNHPALLFWNLGNEIKYPNVIIKNDFINTFNNLINLIHTIDSNHPVSTSIIGKKEVFSMLLNSPELDLFGFNIFAHLHDLKSDLKKANYFVKPFPYYLSEFGNVGPWEEEQLTAWNVPIEQTSTKKAEQYKNQYESYIKSDKESLGSLAFYWGYKQEYTHTWFNLFDENGRKSQICYSLESVWNNKNYKNSSFSPRIKYMLVDGKGAKDNLMYKPNELKTATLFLEGKVDSTYTYKWNIYKERWYDNDSSVVTNKPLLSSDSIQNNGKRLFTFKTPLIEGPYRLFVDVYDNKGNFATSNTPFYVLNDNE